In Nocardioides dokdonensis FR1436, the following are encoded in one genomic region:
- a CDS encoding NUDIX hydrolase produces the protein MQVPLPPVPLPAQVVTLAQEFADGAREPAEPRNAATVILMRAGAAGPEAYYLRRQFSMDFAAGMAVFPGGGVDKRDFDAEVGWAGRTPAEWGERLGCDEETARALVCAAVRETYEESGVLLAGHSDGEVVADTTGADWEADRVALETRELAMTEFLNRRGLVLRTDLLGVWDAWLTPAFEPKRYRTWFFVAELPDGQRTRDVSTESSSVHWLPARVAADQAEAGELAMMPPTYLTSIEIGAHDDPAAVLETARGRSVQMFTPTVEPLGDGWTLTMPDRLRPLLAQRRQA, from the coding sequence ATGCAGGTCCCGCTGCCGCCGGTGCCGCTGCCGGCCCAGGTGGTCACGCTGGCGCAGGAGTTCGCCGACGGTGCCCGTGAGCCCGCCGAGCCGCGCAACGCGGCCACGGTGATCCTGATGCGTGCCGGAGCCGCCGGGCCGGAGGCCTACTACCTGCGCCGCCAGTTCTCGATGGACTTCGCCGCCGGGATGGCGGTCTTCCCCGGGGGCGGGGTCGACAAGCGCGACTTCGACGCCGAGGTCGGCTGGGCCGGGCGTACGCCCGCGGAGTGGGGCGAGCGCCTCGGCTGCGACGAGGAGACCGCCCGGGCGCTGGTGTGCGCCGCGGTCCGCGAGACCTACGAGGAGTCCGGCGTGCTGCTGGCCGGGCACTCCGACGGCGAGGTGGTCGCCGACACCACCGGCGCCGACTGGGAGGCCGACAGGGTCGCCCTGGAGACCCGTGAGCTGGCGATGACCGAGTTCCTCAACCGCCGCGGGCTGGTGCTGCGCACCGACCTGCTCGGCGTCTGGGACGCGTGGCTGACCCCGGCGTTCGAGCCCAAGCGCTACCGCACCTGGTTCTTCGTGGCCGAGCTGCCCGACGGGCAGCGCACCCGCGACGTCTCCACCGAGTCGTCGTCGGTGCACTGGCTGCCCGCTCGGGTCGCCGCGGACCAGGCGGAGGCGGGCGAGCTGGCGATGATGCCACCGACCTACCTGACCTCGATCGAGATCGGCGCCCACGACGACCCGGCGGCGGTGCTCGAGACCGCGCGGGGACGCTCGGTGCAGATGTTCACCCCCACCGTGGAGCCGCTCGGCGACGGGTGGACGCTCACGATGCCCGACCGGCTGCGCCCGCTGCTGGCCCAGCGCAGGCAGGCATGA
- a CDS encoding MBL fold metallo-hydrolase — translation MSVVAPSGWTGGTFGERARCVLAPNADHMTLDGTNTWVLREPGARRSVVVDPGPSILSHLDAVADVAGEVAVVLLTHHHHDHAESAREFAERVGCGVRALDPAHRLGSEGLDDGDVVEVDGLEVRVVGTPGHTADSLSFVLPAERAVLTGDTVLGRGTTVVAHPDGRLGAYLDSLGRLHALAEAQEVGTIWPGHGPVIDDAVGALTYYQDHRRERLEQVEAAVDTLRRAPHPEGIAVEELPQRVVEVVYADVDPVLWGAAEMSVRAQLAYLAERR, via the coding sequence ATGAGCGTGGTGGCGCCCTCGGGCTGGACCGGTGGCACCTTCGGCGAGCGGGCCCGCTGCGTGCTGGCTCCGAACGCCGACCACATGACCCTCGACGGCACCAACACCTGGGTGCTGCGCGAGCCGGGCGCCCGCCGCTCGGTCGTGGTCGACCCGGGCCCCTCGATCCTGAGCCACCTCGACGCGGTGGCCGACGTGGCCGGCGAGGTCGCCGTGGTGCTGCTGACCCACCACCACCACGACCACGCCGAGTCGGCCCGCGAGTTCGCCGAGCGCGTGGGCTGCGGCGTACGAGCCCTGGACCCGGCGCACCGCCTGGGCTCCGAGGGTCTCGACGACGGCGACGTCGTCGAGGTCGACGGGCTCGAGGTGCGCGTGGTCGGCACCCCGGGTCACACCGCCGACTCGCTGTCGTTCGTGCTGCCCGCGGAACGGGCCGTCCTGACCGGCGACACCGTCCTGGGGCGAGGCACCACGGTCGTGGCGCACCCCGACGGCCGGCTCGGGGCCTACCTCGACTCCCTGGGCCGGCTGCACGCGCTCGCCGAGGCGCAGGAGGTCGGGACCATCTGGCCGGGCCACGGGCCGGTCATCGACGACGCCGTCGGTGCGCTCACCTACTACCAGGACCATCGCCGCGAGCGGCTCGAGCAGGTCGAGGCGGCGGTCGACACGCTGCGCCGGGCACCGCACCCCGAGGGGATCGCGGTCGAGGAGCTGCCCCAGCGCGTCGTCGAGGTCGTGTACGCCGACGTCGACCCGGTGCTGTGGGGCGCCGCCGAGATGTCGGTGCGCGCCCAGCTGGCCTACCTGGCCGAGCGCCGCTGA
- a CDS encoding RidA family protein, whose protein sequence is MAAEHTEHPEERLAALGLSVPEVAVPVAAYVPAVRSGQHVYTSGQLPMRSGELMATGKVGGEVTAEEAQACAQQCALNAIAAVKAEIGDLARVVRVVKVVCFVASTPDFTGQPGVANGVSELLGKVFGEAGVHARSAVGVPVLPLDAPVEVELLVEVG, encoded by the coding sequence ATGGCCGCCGAGCACACCGAGCACCCCGAGGAGCGGCTGGCCGCGCTCGGCCTCTCGGTGCCGGAGGTCGCCGTCCCGGTGGCGGCGTACGTGCCCGCCGTCCGCTCGGGGCAGCACGTCTACACCTCGGGCCAGCTGCCGATGCGCAGCGGCGAGCTGATGGCCACCGGCAAGGTCGGGGGTGAGGTCACCGCCGAGGAGGCCCAGGCCTGCGCGCAGCAGTGCGCGCTGAACGCCATCGCCGCCGTCAAGGCCGAGATCGGCGACCTCGCCCGGGTCGTGCGGGTCGTGAAGGTCGTCTGCTTCGTCGCCTCCACCCCCGACTTCACCGGTCAGCCCGGGGTCGCCAACGGCGTCTCGGAGCTGCTGGGCAAGGTCTTCGGCGAGGCCGGCGTGCACGCCCGCTCGGCCGTCGGCGTGCCGGTGCTCCCGCTCGACGCGCCCGTCGAGGTGGAGCTGCTGGTCGAGGTCGGCTGA
- a CDS encoding DUF4177 domain-containing protein — MTKWEYLTAPILTHAAKQILDNFGSDGWELVQVAPGMNPENLVGYFKRPVQG; from the coding sequence ATGACCAAGTGGGAGTACCTGACAGCGCCGATCCTGACGCACGCCGCCAAGCAGATCCTGGACAACTTCGGTTCCGACGGGTGGGAGCTGGTGCAGGTCGCGCCAGGGATGAACCCCGAGAACCTCGTGGGCTACTTCAAGCGCCCGGTGCAGGGCTGA